In one window of Zygosaccharomyces rouxii strain CBS732 chromosome E complete sequence DNA:
- a CDS encoding sugar porter family MFS transporter (similar to uniprot|P39932 Saccharomyces cerevisiae YDR536W STL1 Glycerol proton symporter of the plasma membrane subject to glucose-induced inactivation strongly but transiently induced when cells are subjected to osmotic shock), translating into MGKRTQGFMDYVFSRTSTAGLKGARLRYTAAAVAVIGFALFGYDQGLMSGLITGDQFNKEFPPTKSNGDNDRYASVIQGAVTACYEIGCFFGSLFVLFFGDAIGRKPLIIFGAIIVIIGTVISTAPFHHAWGLGQFVVGRVITGVGTGFNTSTIPVWQSEMTKPNIRGAMINLDGSVIAFGTMIAYWLDFGFSFINSSVQWRFPVSVQIIFALVLLFGIVRMPESPRWLMAKKRPAEARYVLACLNDLPENDDAILAEMTSLHEAVNRSSNQKSQMKSLFSMGKQQNFSRALIASSTQFFQQFTGCNAAIYYSTVLFQTTVQLDRLLAMILGGVFATVYTLSTLPSFYLVEKVGRRKMFFFGALGQGISFIITFACLVNPTKQNAKGAAVGLYLFIICFGLAILELPWIYPPEIASMRVRAATNAMSTCTNWVTNFAVVMFTPVFIQTSQWGCYLFFAVMNFIYLPVIFFFYPETAGRSLEEIDIIFAKAHVDGTLPWMVAHRLPKLSMTEVEDYSQSLGLHDDENEKEEYDEKEAEANAALFQVETSSKSPSSNRKDDDAPIEHNEVQESNDNSSNSSNVEAPIPVHHNDP; encoded by the coding sequence ATGGGTAAAAGAACACAAGGTTTCATGGACTATGTATTCAGCAGAACTAGTACAGCTGGTCTCAAAGGTGCGAGACTCAGATATACGGCAGCAGCTGTCGCTGTTATTGGATTTGCACTTTTCGGTTATGATCAAGGTTTGATGTCAGGTCTTATTACTGGTGATCAGTTCAACAAAGAATTTCCACCAACGAAATCAAACGGTGATAATGATCGTTATGCTAGTGTTATTCAAGGTGCAGTTACCGCTTGTTACGAAATTGGATGTTTTTTCGGTTCACtgtttgttcttttctttggtgacGCTATTGGTAGAAAACCATTGATTATTTTTGGCGCTATAATTGTCATTATTGGGACTGTTATTTCTACAGCACCTTTCCACCACGCTTGGGGTTTGGGTcaatttgttgttggtCGTGTTATTACTGGTGTTGGTACAGGTTTCAACACTTCTACTATTCCAGTGTGGCAATCTGAAATGACGAAACCAAATATTAGAGGTGCAATGATTAATTTGGATGGTTCTGTTATTGCTTTTGGTACTATGATTGCTTACTGGCTtgattttggattttccTTTATTAATTCAAGTGTTCAATGGAGATTTCCAGTTTCTGTTCAAATTATATTTGCTTTAGTTTTATTGTTCGGTATCGTTAGAATGCCAGAATCACCACGTTGGTTAATGGCAAAGAAAAGACCCGCAGAAGCTCGTTACGTGTTAGCTTGTTTGAATGATTTACCCGAGAATGACGATGCAATTTTAGCTGAAATGACATCTTTACACGAAGCTGTCAACAGATCTTCGAACCAAAAATCTCAGATGAAATCATTGTTCTCTATGGGTAAGCAACAAAATTTTAGCCGTGCGTTGATTGCATCTTCtacccaatttttccaacaatttACTGGTTGTAATGCTGCCATTTACTATTCTACCGTTTTGTTTCAAACTACTGTTCAATTGGACCGTTTACTTGCAATGATTCTAGGTGGTGTCTTTGCAACTGTCTACACTTTATCTACATTGCCATCATTTTACTTGGTCGAAAAAGTTGGTCGTCGTAAGatgtttttctttggtgCATTGGGTCAAGGTATTTCATTCATCATCACATTTGCTTGTTTGGTTAATCCAACAAAGCAGAATGCAAAGGGTGCCGCTGTTGGTTTATATTTATTCATTATATGTTTTGGTTTGGCAATCCTAGAATTACCATGGATTTATCCACCTGAAATTGCATCAATGAGGGTTCGTGCAGCTACTAATGCCATGTCAACCTGTACTAATTGGGTTACCAATTTTGCAGTTGTTATGTTTACACCAGTTTTCATTCAAACTTCTCAATGGGGGTGTTACCTGTTCTTCGCGGTTATGAATTTCATCTATTTGCCAGttatctttttcttctaccCAGAAACCGCCGGTAGGTCGTTGGAAGAAATCGATATTATTTTTGCCAAGGCCCATGTCGATGGTACATTACCATGGATGGTTGCTCATCGTTTGCCCAAGTTATCAATGACTGAAGTTGAAGACTACTCACAATCCTTGGGTCttcatgatgatgaaaatgaaaaggaGGAATACGATGAGAAGGAAGCTGAGGCAAATGCTGCTTTGTTCCAAGTGGAAACTAGTTCTAAATCACCATCATCTAATCgtaaagatgatgatgcaCCAATTGAACATAATGAAGTTCAAGAATCAAATGATAATTCATCAAACAGCTCTAATGTGGAAGCACCAATTCCAGTACATCATAACGATCCTTAA